From Enterococcus mediterraneensis, the proteins below share one genomic window:
- the nusG gene encoding transcription termination/antitermination protein NusG, translating to METFERNWYVLHTYSGYENKVKANIESRAQSMGMGDFIFRVVVPEEKETEVKNGKEKEIVHKTFPGYVLVEMTMTDESWYVVRNTPGVTGFVGSHGAGSKPAPLLPEEINHILRSLGMSTRQSDLEVEVGETVKIIEGAFAGLEGQVTEIDEEKQKLKVNINMFGRETSTELDFEQVDNI from the coding sequence ATGGAAACTTTTGAAAGAAATTGGTATGTATTGCATACTTACTCAGGCTATGAAAACAAAGTAAAAGCAAATATCGAATCGCGGGCGCAAAGCATGGGAATGGGCGATTTTATTTTTCGAGTAGTTGTACCGGAAGAAAAAGAAACAGAAGTAAAAAACGGGAAAGAAAAAGAGATCGTACACAAAACGTTCCCTGGTTATGTACTCGTGGAAATGACGATGACAGATGAATCATGGTATGTCGTACGGAATACACCAGGCGTGACTGGCTTTGTCGGCTCTCATGGCGCAGGGAGTAAACCAGCACCGTTATTGCCAGAAGAGATCAATCATATCTTGCGTTCATTAGGAATGAGCACACGTCAATCTGATCTTGAAGTTGAAGTTGGCGAAACAGTGAAGATCATTGAAGGAGCTTTTGCCGGTCTTGAAGGCCAAGTCACTGAAATCGATGAAGAAAAACAAAAATTAAAAGTCAACATCAACATGTTCGGACGCGAAACCAGCACCGAATTAGATTTCGAACAAGTCGACAATATCTAA
- the secE gene encoding preprotein translocase subunit SecE, with amino-acid sequence MKFIRSVIDEMKQVTWPSKKQLRKDTLIVIETSIIFAVMFYVMDTVVRSVFGWILK; translated from the coding sequence ATGAAATTCATTCGTAGTGTCATTGATGAAATGAAACAAGTCACATGGCCGTCTAAAAAACAACTGCGGAAAGATACGTTAATTGTAATCGAAACGTCGATCATTTTTGCTGTAATGTTCTATGTTATGGATACAGTCGTCCGCTCGGTATTCGGTTGGATCTTAAAATAA
- the rpmG gene encoding 50S ribosomal protein L33 — MATKKAALACSVCGSRNYTKSVSEGKQGERLEINKFCKYCNKYTLHRETK; from the coding sequence ATGGCAACGAAAAAAGCAGCCTTAGCCTGTTCTGTCTGCGGTTCCCGCAACTATACGAAATCAGTCAGCGAAGGAAAACAGGGAGAACGTTTAGAAATCAACAAATTCTGCAAATACTGTAATAAGTATACGCTTCATCGAGAAACGAAATAG
- the cbpA gene encoding cyclic di-AMP binding protein CbpA: MLLKTMVYKKKDLTTVKETNTLEEALEILEDSGFRCVPILDETGKIFRGNIYKMHIYRHKANGGDMTLPVTHLLKNATKFIYVNSSFFKVFFTIKELPYIAVLDEENHFYGILTHSSLLNMLSQSWNVEQGSYVLTIASTGKQGDLAAISKIISKHSSIASCITLDIGKDEFIRRTLITLPAKTSKETCDTIVTQLENKNYKVVEMEDLSAGE, encoded by the coding sequence ATGCTATTAAAAACAATGGTCTATAAGAAAAAAGATTTGACGACAGTCAAAGAAACCAACACGCTGGAAGAAGCGTTAGAAATTCTCGAAGACTCAGGTTTTCGCTGTGTCCCGATTTTAGATGAAACCGGAAAAATTTTCCGCGGCAATATCTATAAAATGCATATCTATCGTCATAAAGCAAATGGCGGCGATATGACACTGCCTGTTACTCACTTATTGAAAAACGCGACGAAATTCATTTATGTCAATTCATCATTTTTCAAAGTATTTTTTACCATTAAGGAATTACCCTATATCGCTGTTCTTGATGAAGAAAATCATTTCTACGGCATCTTGACTCACAGTTCACTCCTCAACATGCTTTCTCAATCATGGAATGTAGAACAAGGAAGTTACGTGTTGACGATCGCATCTACTGGGAAACAAGGTGATCTGGCTGCTATCTCGAAGATCATTTCAAAACACAGCAGTATCGCCAGCTGTATCACGCTGGATATCGGCAAAGACGAATTCATTCGCCGGACATTGATCACATTGCCGGCCAAAACCAGCAAAGAAACTTGCGATACGATCGTGACTCAATTAGAAAACAAAAACTATAAAGTCGTTGAAATGGAAGACTTGTCCGCCGGTGAATAG
- a CDS encoding QueT transporter family protein, giving the protein MSTNKTHARLMLTVTNGIIMALYIALTVLVAPVSSGPIQFRISESLNHLVVFNRKLMWGVLGGVVVYNWFFGFGIADVIFGGGQTLLALGLTALLQKRVPNVYWRLALNTLFFTASMFLIALMLVPEGGKAFWTTYGSLALSEFIVMAISAPVMFILDKSLQFEKRL; this is encoded by the coding sequence ATGTCAACCAACAAAACACATGCTCGGCTTATGCTGACAGTCACTAACGGAATCATCATGGCGCTTTATATCGCTTTGACAGTTCTGGTCGCACCGGTCTCTTCCGGGCCTATCCAGTTCCGTATTTCAGAAAGTTTGAACCATCTGGTGGTATTCAATCGCAAATTGATGTGGGGCGTGTTAGGAGGAGTCGTTGTCTATAACTGGTTCTTCGGTTTCGGGATCGCAGATGTGATCTTCGGCGGCGGTCAAACACTTTTAGCCCTTGGCTTGACGGCGCTGTTGCAAAAACGAGTACCAAACGTATACTGGCGTTTGGCACTGAACACGCTGTTTTTCACCGCAAGCATGTTTTTGATCGCACTGATGCTGGTACCAGAAGGCGGCAAAGCATTTTGGACAACATACGGCAGTTTGGCGCTGAGCGAATTTATCGTTATGGCGATCTCTGCACCAGTCATGTTCATTTTAGATAAATCATTGCAGTTCGAAAAAAGACTGTAA
- a CDS encoding diacylglycerol/lipid kinase family protein — MKFHYHLLINQASGSGHGKKTGERIANLLKNKNFQYTAYYTEYAGHEHEIIKDLVETTLIPWTEETPEMIGDGYFPLLIVIGGDGTLHQVMNQFYHLGAELPIAYIPAGSGNDFARGIGLPREPEQAFWRIAKAQAPQSINILTYEEKIQEEKGVFVNNVGIGLDAAIVHATNESGTKEKLNKYNLGSLSYIVSVLKVLFTQKGFPILVEINGKEYSFEKAFLCTTTNHPYFGGGVAIAPSADVTKSNLDLVIVERISLFKILGLIFKLLRKKHTTSKHFHQFTGNRLQIVSPVPQYGQADGEVLGHRSFDITFATKKQQIWY, encoded by the coding sequence ATGAAATTCCACTATCATTTATTAATAAATCAAGCATCCGGCAGCGGTCACGGCAAAAAGACAGGTGAGCGGATCGCTAACTTATTGAAGAACAAAAATTTTCAATATACGGCCTATTATACTGAATACGCCGGACATGAACATGAGATCATCAAAGATCTTGTAGAAACTACGTTGATCCCCTGGACCGAAGAAACTCCCGAAATGATCGGCGATGGGTATTTTCCGCTTTTGATCGTCATTGGCGGTGACGGTACACTTCACCAAGTGATGAATCAATTTTATCATTTAGGCGCTGAATTACCTATCGCCTATATTCCAGCCGGTTCCGGCAACGATTTTGCCCGCGGAATCGGACTGCCTCGGGAGCCTGAGCAGGCGTTTTGGCGCATCGCTAAAGCCCAAGCACCGCAATCCATAAATATTCTAACCTATGAAGAAAAGATCCAAGAAGAAAAAGGGGTCTTTGTGAACAACGTAGGCATTGGCCTAGACGCCGCTATCGTCCATGCGACGAATGAATCTGGAACTAAAGAAAAGCTGAACAAATACAATTTAGGTTCTCTATCCTACATTGTATCGGTCTTGAAAGTCTTATTCACACAAAAAGGATTCCCAATCTTGGTAGAAATCAACGGAAAAGAATATTCCTTTGAAAAAGCCTTCTTATGTACCACCACCAACCACCCTTACTTTGGCGGCGGTGTCGCGATCGCTCCTTCCGCAGATGTAACAAAAAGCAACTTGGATCTAGTCATCGTCGAACGGATCTCTCTATTCAAAATTTTAGGATTGATCTTTAAATTATTGCGAAAAAAACATACAACCTCCAAGCATTTCCACCAATTTACCGGCAATCGGCTGCAAATCGTCTCACCGGTCCCTCAATACGGACAAGCCGATGGTGAAGTATTGGGTCACCGTTCTTTCGATATTACCTTTGCTACTAAAAAACAACAGATCTGGTATTAA
- a CDS encoding ATP-dependent RecD-like DNA helicase yields the protein MLDERNYFVGTVAAIFFQNPTNFYKVLLIHLDETNTDYREKEIVATGTFGDIQEEESYRFFGELKNHPKYGLQLQVDSYQQEQPTSENGLINYFSSDKFPGIGKKTAEKIVANFGDHAIDRMLEEPELLKQISGLTEKKRQMILETVRLNHGMDQVIVGLGRYGFGNQLAFAIYQAYKNEALDLIQENPYRLVEDIEGIGFKKADTLAEQLGIEATSKKRLRAAVLHQVTQHSLQTGNTFVPAEKLLNQTIQLLETARPVEIHPEQVANSIIELVEEGKIQQEETNLYENSLYFAEWGIASSIQRLLKRKKIPYSEKAIEKNLRKIEKRLQISYGSSQEKAIKEAIRSPLFILTGGPGTGKTTVINGIVQLFAELNDLDLDPSSYTQEMFPILLAAPTGRAAKRMNETTGLPSGTIHRLLGLTGREKAASVTPKELEGGLLIVDEMSMVDTWLANTLFKSIPTNMQVIFVGDKDQLPSVGPGQVLHDLLQIDYLPKCELTEIYRQGDGSSIIPLAHEIKNGQLPADFTRNQKDRSYFSCNAYQIEPLIANIVTKAKAKGFTPQDIQVLAPMYRGAAGIDALNKMMQEIFNPNDGSKKEVHWNDTVYRIGDKVLQLVNAPEENVFNGDMGQIVGIILAKDSEDKVDELVIQFDTTEVTYRRNEWNKITLSYCCSIHKAQGSEFRMVILPMVHQYQRMLQRNLLYTAVTRSKEMLILLGEEQAYQTCVQQESAIRLTTLKERILSADHLSAGMHRKIVAYEEQVTGEAYTGAAIIEETPTKKTTTPEQAPVTLFADAPAETKQKPKTTVVAEKTETAPLAGTILTLEMVEEGKVDPMIGMEGITPEVFLQK from the coding sequence TTGCTAGACGAACGAAATTATTTTGTGGGGACAGTTGCCGCGATTTTTTTTCAAAATCCAACGAACTTTTATAAAGTCCTGCTGATCCATCTGGATGAAACGAATACCGATTATCGAGAAAAAGAGATCGTTGCCACCGGAACGTTCGGTGATATCCAAGAAGAGGAAAGTTATCGCTTTTTTGGCGAATTGAAAAATCACCCCAAATACGGACTGCAGCTGCAAGTGGACAGCTACCAGCAAGAACAGCCTACCTCGGAAAATGGACTGATCAATTATTTTTCCAGCGATAAATTCCCAGGGATTGGGAAAAAGACCGCTGAAAAAATCGTAGCGAATTTTGGCGATCACGCCATTGATCGAATGCTGGAAGAGCCGGAGCTTCTGAAACAGATCAGCGGGCTGACGGAAAAGAAGCGGCAGATGATTTTGGAAACGGTCCGACTCAATCATGGAATGGACCAAGTGATCGTCGGGTTGGGAAGATACGGCTTTGGCAATCAGTTGGCTTTTGCTATCTATCAAGCCTATAAAAACGAGGCGTTGGATCTGATCCAAGAAAATCCTTATCGATTGGTGGAAGACATTGAAGGGATCGGTTTTAAAAAAGCCGACACGTTAGCCGAGCAGTTGGGGATCGAAGCAACTTCGAAAAAACGTCTGCGTGCAGCTGTTCTGCACCAAGTCACCCAGCATTCTCTGCAGACAGGCAATACCTTTGTTCCAGCCGAAAAACTGCTGAACCAAACGATCCAATTGTTGGAAACCGCACGACCTGTGGAGATCCATCCGGAACAAGTAGCCAACAGCATCATCGAACTGGTAGAAGAAGGCAAGATCCAGCAGGAAGAGACCAATCTTTACGAAAACAGTCTGTACTTTGCTGAATGGGGCATCGCCAGCTCGATCCAGCGTTTATTGAAACGCAAAAAAATACCTTATTCCGAAAAAGCGATCGAAAAAAATCTGCGGAAAATCGAAAAACGACTGCAGATCTCTTACGGCAGTTCACAAGAAAAAGCTATCAAAGAAGCGATCCGTTCGCCGTTGTTTATTTTGACAGGCGGACCAGGTACCGGAAAAACCACCGTGATCAATGGGATCGTCCAATTATTTGCTGAGCTGAACGATCTGGATCTTGATCCCAGCAGCTATACTCAAGAAATGTTTCCGATCCTTTTAGCGGCACCGACAGGAAGAGCCGCCAAACGGATGAATGAAACCACTGGATTGCCCAGCGGTACGATCCATCGTTTGTTGGGACTGACAGGACGAGAAAAAGCCGCTTCGGTCACGCCGAAAGAATTAGAGGGCGGTTTATTGATCGTCGATGAGATGTCGATGGTAGATACATGGTTGGCAAACACGCTGTTCAAATCGATCCCGACAAATATGCAGGTGATCTTTGTGGGAGATAAAGACCAGCTGCCTTCTGTCGGACCAGGGCAGGTACTGCACGATCTGCTGCAGATCGACTATCTGCCAAAATGCGAGTTGACTGAGATCTACCGACAAGGGGACGGCTCCAGTATCATCCCGTTGGCCCACGAAATCAAAAACGGTCAACTGCCGGCAGACTTCACCAGAAACCAAAAAGACCGCTCCTATTTCAGTTGTAACGCGTACCAGATCGAGCCATTGATCGCCAATATTGTCACCAAGGCGAAAGCGAAAGGCTTTACGCCGCAAGATATCCAAGTGTTGGCGCCGATGTATCGCGGGGCGGCTGGGATCGATGCGTTGAACAAAATGATGCAGGAGATCTTCAATCCTAATGACGGCAGCAAAAAAGAAGTTCATTGGAACGATACGGTTTATCGGATCGGGGACAAGGTCCTGCAGTTAGTCAATGCACCAGAGGAGAATGTCTTTAACGGTGACATGGGTCAAATCGTAGGGATCATATTAGCAAAAGATTCCGAAGATAAAGTTGATGAGCTGGTCATCCAATTCGATACCACTGAAGTAACCTACCGCCGCAATGAATGGAACAAAATCACACTTTCTTATTGCTGTTCGATCCATAAAGCGCAAGGCAGCGAGTTTCGGATGGTTATCTTGCCGATGGTCCACCAATACCAACGGATGCTGCAACGCAATTTATTGTATACAGCCGTGACCCGCAGTAAAGAAATGCTGATTTTATTGGGAGAAGAACAGGCTTATCAAACATGCGTTCAACAAGAATCTGCCATTCGACTGACAACATTGAAAGAACGGATTCTATCAGCGGATCATCTGTCGGCTGGCATGCATCGGAAAATCGTCGCTTACGAAGAACAAGTTACCGGTGAAGCCTATACTGGTGCGGCAATCATCGAAGAAACACCAACAAAGAAAACAACTACCCCAGAACAGGCACCTGTTACATTGTTTGCTGACGCGCCTGCAGAAACGAAACAAAAGCCTAAAACAACTGTAGTGGCCGAAAAAACAGAGACGGCTCCGTTAGCAGGCACGATACTTACTTTGGAAATGGTTGAAGAAGGAAAAGTCGATCCCATGATCGGCATGGAAGGCATTACCCCTGAAGTCTTTCTGCAAAAATAA
- a CDS encoding histidine phosphatase family protein yields MDLYFTRHGKTEWNNERRFQGMMGDSPLLPHSYEEIRLLGQHLQKVPFEKIYTSSALRAQKTAMGIAEQLDQKVEIVVSDGLKELGLGDLEGQFIDEMYERYPEELKNLRHHLDKYDPSIFHGEPIQDALARIEKVVTEAVAAAEKGPLLFVGHGASLTAAIQWLLGKDLADLREMGGLVNNSLTLLEAEEPQRKLPYRLKIWNDTGFLGSDAEVDALL; encoded by the coding sequence ATGGATTTATATTTTACCCGGCATGGTAAAACAGAGTGGAACAACGAACGACGATTTCAAGGGATGATGGGGGATTCTCCTTTGTTGCCTCACAGCTATGAAGAGATCCGCTTATTGGGGCAGCATTTGCAAAAGGTCCCCTTTGAAAAAATCTATACCAGCTCAGCTTTGCGAGCGCAAAAAACCGCGATGGGGATCGCTGAACAATTGGATCAAAAGGTAGAGATCGTTGTTTCAGATGGATTGAAAGAATTGGGTTTGGGAGATCTTGAAGGACAGTTCATTGATGAAATGTATGAACGGTATCCGGAAGAACTAAAGAATCTCCGGCATCATTTAGATAAATATGATCCTAGTATATTTCATGGGGAGCCGATCCAAGATGCCTTGGCGCGTATCGAAAAAGTGGTGACTGAAGCAGTTGCCGCGGCTGAAAAAGGTCCATTGCTGTTTGTCGGTCATGGCGCGTCTTTGACTGCCGCGATCCAATGGCTTTTAGGAAAAGACTTGGCGGATCTTCGGGAAATGGGCGGATTGGTCAACAACAGTTTGACACTTCTGGAAGCAGAAGAACCACAGCGGAAATTGCCTTATCGCTTAAAAATCTGGAACGATACCGGATTTTTGGGATCTGACGCAGAAGTAGATGCTTTGTTATAA
- the trmL gene encoding tRNA (uridine(34)/cytosine(34)/5-carboxymethylaminomethyluridine(34)-2'-O)-methyltransferase TrmL: MNHIVLFEPQIPANTGNIARTCAATNTPLHLIEPLGFSTDDKHLKRAGLDYWHDVDITYHANLEAFLTFLGDRQLHLITKFANRVYSDVDYADNQEHFFLFGKETTGLPEEFMRKNEEKCLRIPMNDQHVRSLNLSNTAALIIYEALRQQGFPQLELTHHYPNDKLD, from the coding sequence ATGAATCATATTGTTTTATTTGAACCGCAAATACCGGCAAATACAGGAAATATCGCAAGAACCTGTGCCGCTACCAATACACCGCTGCATTTGATCGAACCATTAGGCTTTTCAACAGATGACAAGCATTTGAAAAGAGCCGGCTTGGATTATTGGCACGATGTGGATATTACATACCACGCGAATCTAGAAGCCTTTCTGACTTTTTTAGGGGATCGACAACTTCATTTGATCACTAAATTCGCTAATCGTGTTTATAGTGACGTGGATTACGCTGACAATCAGGAGCATTTCTTCTTGTTCGGTAAAGAGACAACAGGATTACCGGAAGAGTTCATGCGGAAAAATGAAGAAAAATGTTTGCGTATCCCAATGAATGATCAGCATGTCCGTTCGTTGAATTTATCGAATACTGCGGCGCTGATCATTTACGAAGCATTGAGACAACAAGGGTTTCCGCAACTAGAACTTACACATCATTACCCAAACGATAAATTGGATTAA